Proteins encoded within one genomic window of Glycine soja cultivar W05 chromosome 1, ASM419377v2, whole genome shotgun sequence:
- the LOC114409041 gene encoding protein BRICK 1 — translation MARAGGITNAVNVGIAVQADWENREFISHISLNVRRLFDFLVQFEATTKSKLASLNEKLDVLERRLELLEVQVGNASANPSLFAT, via the exons atggctCGCGCAGGAGGGATAACAAACGCAGTGAACGTGGGAATCGCAGTGCAAGCCGATTGGGAGAACCGCGAATTCATCTCTCACATTTCTCTCAACGTTCGTCGCCTCTTCGACTTCCTCGTCCAATTCG AGGCTACGACGAAGAGCAAGTTGGCGTCTTTAAATGAGAAGCTGGATGTGTTGGAGCGGAGATTGGAGCTGCTTGAAGTTCAAGTGGGCAATGCTTCGGCCAACCCTTCTCTTTTTGCCACATGA